A genomic region of Rhipicephalus sanguineus isolate Rsan-2018 chromosome 1, BIME_Rsan_1.4, whole genome shotgun sequence contains the following coding sequences:
- the LOC119383398 gene encoding uncharacterized protein LOC119383398, producing MELQELDGYTDHNGRLLLEMTQELSLEIANLRADCEGTYTWCARGLSSCIDYALVSPGLGKSLRNVHIDEEGRHSLGSDHNRLRLQFEASPWRQKVKKHEPATRFLPDAAYEEVANEFELCPGREQADTYEQYIAQLLQIMRKHEKIVKARRGFSRKSWWDGEVQAAIKARRTANRCHRQCVKRPHSEDVQATWQEYLRRKREMQAITQRKIAEANHKTLHAIKSAGRGAAAKFWTYVSRLDGKATQPEIRTESTGDKTTDLHRALTDHLHQLYAQPHPSTHTELPCPDVSEPTGTGHQKWTVARSAIDRAISKIGARTARGFDGIPAGLVKRLGAGARAQLADFFSEILAGGPIPSDWLRGKVILLPKRGGDPGLLRDYRPLTITSVVYRVFAQVLKV from the coding sequence ATGGAGCTCCAGGAGCTCGACGGTTACACTGACCACAATGGGAGGCTCTTGTTAGAGATGACCCAGGAGCTTTCCCTTGAAATCGCAAACCTCAGAGCAGACTGCGAGGGCACGTATACGTGGTGCGCACGGGGCCTGAGCTCATGCATCGACTATGCCCTTGTGTCACCAGGTCTTGGCAAGAGCCTCCGGAATGTGCATATTGATGAGGAAGGCCGGCACAGTTTGGGTAGTGACCATAATCGCCTCAGGCTGCAGTTTGAAGCATCTCCTTGGCGTCAAAAGGTGAAGAAACACGAGCCTGCTACGCGGTTTCTCCCCGACGCGGCCTACGAGGAAGTGGCCAACGAATTTGAACTATGCCCCGGCCGCGAACAAGCAGATACCTATGAGCAGTACATTGCCCAGCTCCTCCAGATCATGCGGAAACACGAGAAGATTGTCAAGGCGCGTCGAGGGTTTAGCAGAAAGAGTTGGTGGGATGGGGAGGTCCAAGCAGCAATAAAAGCCCGCCGAACCGCCAACCGATGTCACCGCCAGTGTGTAAAGAGGCCCCACAGCGAGGATGTCCAGGCGACATGGCAGGAATATCTGCGGCGAAAACGGGAGATGCAGGCTATCACACAACGGAAGATAGCAGAAGCCAATCACAAGACGCTCCACGCAATCAAGTCTGCAGGCAGAGGAGCAGCGGCCAAATTCTGGACATATGTCTCTCGGCTCGATGGCAAAGCAACACAACCGGAAATTCGCACAGAATCAACGGGGGACAAGACCACAGATCTCCACCGAGCCTTAACCGACCATCTTCATCAACTGTACGCGCAGCCACACCCCAGTACACATACTGAACTCCCCTGCCCAGATGTCTCAGAACCGACTGGCACAGGCCACCAGAAGTGGACAGTGGCAAGGAGCGCCATTGACAGGGCTATCTCCAAGATAGGTGCCCGCACTGCTCGGGGCTTCGACGGCATTCCTGCAGGGCTGGTGAAACGCCTCGGTGCTGGTGCACGGGCCCAGCTGGCCGATTTCTTCAGCGAAATCCTAGCTGGTGGCCCTATACCAAGTGACTGGCTACGTGGCAAAGTAATCCTGCTCCCGAAAAGGGGGGGAGACCCCGGCCTCCTACGAGACTACAGGCCACTCACAATCACAAGTGTTGTGTACCGTGTGTTCGCACAAGTTCTCAAGGTCTAG